TCTCCTACGGCGACGTGTGGGCGCTGCTGGTGGACGGCAGCTTCGGCAACGGGCTGCCCGCCGCCGACGACACCCCGGTACCGGTCCGCACCGGCGACGTGCGCGCCGACGTGCAGGCCTCCCTGGCGGTGCTCGGGCCCGCGCTCGGCTTCGCGCCGCTGCTGGACGTCGACGAGACGCAGGCCCGCGACCAGCTCGCCCGCGCCTGTGCGCTCGGGTTGTCCTTCGTGGCGCAGTCCGCGCGCGGCGACCAGCCGCCGGTCCCGCAGTCGCGGGTCGACGAGGCCCGCACCACCACCGAGCAGTTCCTGACCCGCTGGCGCGGCGAGCCCGACCCCGCGCACGTGCAGGCCCTCGACGCGTACTGGGTGTCCGCCGCCGAGCACGGCCTGAACGCCTCCACCTTCACCGCCCGGGTCATCGCCTCCACCGGCGCCGACGTGGCGGCCTGCCTGTCCGGCGCGGTGGGCGCGATGTCCGGACCGCTGCACGGCGGCGCCCCGGCCCGGGTGCTGCCGATGATCGAGGAGACCGAGCGCACCGGGGACGCCCGCCGCGTGGTGGAGTCCATCCTGGACCGCGGTGACCGGCTGATGGGCTTCGGCCACCGCGTCTACCGCGCCGAGGACCCGCGGGCCCGGGTGCTGCGCCGCACCTGCGAGCAGCTCGGCGCGCCGCGCTTCGAGGTGGCCCGCGAGCTGGAGCAGGCGGCGCTGACCGTGCTGCGGGAACGGCGCCCGGACCGGCAGATCGAGACCAACGTGGAGTTCTGGGCCGCGGTGGTGCTCGACTTCGCCGAGGTGCCCACGCCGAT
This region of Saccharopolyspora hordei genomic DNA includes:
- a CDS encoding citrate synthase 2 produces the protein MSSAGESEFRPGLEGVVAFHTEIAEPDRAGGALRYRGVDIEDLVGAVSYGDVWALLVDGSFGNGLPAADDTPVPVRTGDVRADVQASLAVLGPALGFAPLLDVDETQARDQLARACALGLSFVAQSARGDQPPVPQSRVDEARTTTEQFLTRWRGEPDPAHVQALDAYWVSAAEHGLNASTFTARVIASTGADVAACLSGAVGAMSGPLHGGAPARVLPMIEETERTGDARRVVESILDRGDRLMGFGHRVYRAEDPRARVLRRTCEQLGAPRFEVARELEQAALTVLRERRPDRQIETNVEFWAAVVLDFAEVPTPMMPAMFTCARLAGWSAHVLEEKRTGRLVRPSAKYVGPAARSPQEVAGWDRQAGLATPA